The window GGCAAGCCAGGACCCCGGCTGGTCGCAGCTCCACGACAACGACGCCCGCCTGCAAGTGCAGGACATCCTCTCCCCGCGCTACAGCACCCTCTTCAGCCCGCTCGACATCAACGACCTGCACGCCCCCGCCGGCCCCGGCGCCACCTGGCTGCACTACCGCCTGCCCGTCAGCGAGTCGCCGCGGCAACTGCGCCTGTTCGCCCCCAGCCTGGACAGCTTCGAACTCTTCATCGTCCACGGCCAGCATGTGCTGGAGCAGAAGAGCGCCGGCAACCTGTCGCCGCTGCAACGCCCGCTGCTGAGCAGCGATATGGTCCTGCCGCTGCGCGACGCCGCCGAACCGCTCGACCTTTACCTGCGCCTGGCCTCCAGCCAGCCGCTGCGACCGAACATCAGCATCGAAGACGCCAACCAGCCGAACAACGAACAACGCCCGCTGCATTTCGGCATCCTGATCGGCTGTCTCGCCATGCTGCTGGTCTACAACCTCGTGCGTTTCGCCTACACCCGCGTCCCCAGCGGCCTATGGCTCGCCGGAGTGCACGCCAGCCTGCTGCTGGCCTGCCTCACCCTGTTCGGCCTTTTGAGCCCCTGGTATGGCACCCACCAGTCCTGGCAACCGCTGACCGCCCAGCTCAGCCTGGTACTGACGCTGTTCTGCGCCCTGGGCTACACCGCCAGCTTCTTCAGGGGCCTCACCCCGCGCCTGCCGCTCAAGCGGCTGCTGCTGGGCGGCACCGCTGGCCTGCTGGTGCTGAGCACCGCGCTCCACCTGCTGCTCGCCTTCCCCATCAGCGACCTGGTCTACGGCCTGATCACCCTGGTCAGCCTGGGAATGCTCTCGGTGGCGCTCTACTACTGGACCCACTCCTACCAGCCGGCGCGGCTGTTCGCCGCGGGCATGGGCCTCTTCGTTCTGGTCTGGTGCCTCAGCCTGCCCTCGCTGCTGGGCTACCTGCCGACCCGCGCCGAATGGCTGGGCAGCGGCCTGCTCGGGCTCAGCGCGCTGGTCGGCTTCCTGCTCAGCCTCGCCCTCGCCGAGCGCCAGCGCAAACTCCAGGAAGAGCAGTTCGCCGCCAGCCGCCAGCGCGCCGCCAGCGTCGCCGAGCTCAAGGCCAAGGGTGACTTCCTGGCCAAGATCAGCCACGAGATCCGCACCCCCATGAATGGCGTGCTGGGCATGACCGAGCTGCTGCTTGGCACGCCGCTGTCGGCCAAGCAGCGCGACTACGTGCAGACCATCCACAGCGCCGGCAACGAGCTACTGGCGCTGATCAACGAGATCCTCGACATCTCCAAGCTGGAGTCCGGGCAGATCGAGCTGGACGAAGTGCAGTTCGACCTCGGTGCGCTGATCGAGGACTGCCTGGCGATCTTCCGCGCCAAGGCCGAGCAGCAGCGGGTCGAGCTGATCAGCTTCACACAGCCGAAGGTGCCACGCATCGTCAGCGGCGACCCGACGCGCCTGCGCCAGGCCGTGCTGAGCCTGTTGGACAATGCCTTCAAGCAGACCGACGAAGGCGAAATCCTGCTGGTGGTCGCGCTGGACGGTCCGCCGGACCGCCCGCGCCTGCGCATCGCCGTACAGGACAGCGGCCGCCCGCTGGACGACGAAGACCGCCAGGCACTGCTCACCGCCGAACTGCACAGCCGCGACTTCCTCTCTGCGACCCGCCTGAGCAGCCGCCTCGGGTTGATCATCGCGCGCCAGCTGGTTCGCCTGATGTCCGGCGACTTTGGAATAGAGAGCGGTATCGAAAGCGGCGATGGCGCCGAAGGCGCCGGCAACCTGCTCTGGCTGAGCCTGCCGCTGGACCCGCAGCAGCTGCAGCAGCCCAACGCCGACCTCGACAGCCCGCTGCAGGGTGCGCGCCTGCTGGTGGTGGACGACAACCAGACCTGCCGCAAGGTGGTGGTGCAACAGTGCAGCGCGTGGGGCATGAGCGTCAGCGCCGTCTCATCCGGCAAGGAAGCGCTGGCCCAGCTGCGTACCAAGGCGCACCTGCGCGAATACTTCGACGTCGTCCTGCTCGACCAGGACATGCCCGGCATGACCGGCATGCAGCTGGCGACCAAGATCCAGGAAGACCCCAACCTCAACCACGACATCCTGCTGATCATGCTCACTGGCATCAGTAACGCGCCGAGCAAGATCATCGCCCGCAACGCCGGCATCAAGCGCATCCTCGCAAAGCCGGTGGCGGGCTATACCCTCAAGGCGACCCTCGCCGAGGAACTCGGGCGGCGCGGCCCCAGTGGCGTGAGCAACTATCTGCAAACCACCAGCGAACCGGAGCCCGCGACGCCGCCGAGCGATTTCCGCATCCTGGTGGCCGAGGACAACAGCATCTCCACCAAGGTCATCCGCGGCATGCTGAGCAAGCTCAACCTGCAGCCGGACACCGCCAGCAACGGCGAGGAAGCCCTGGCCGCAATGAAAGCCACGCAGTACGACCTGGTGCTGATGGACTGCGAGATGCCAGTGCTCGACGGCTTCTCCGCCACCGAACGCCTGCGCGCCTGGGAAGCCAACGAGCAGCGACCGCACACCCCGGTGGTGGCGCTCACCGCGCACATCCTCAGCGAACACAAGGAGCGCGCGCGCCTGGTCGGCATGGACGGGCATATGGCCAAGCCGGTGGAGCTGTCGCAACTGCGCGAACTGGTGGCCTACTGGGTGGGCGAGCGCGACCGCCGGCTGCGCCAGCAGAGCGACGCACTGCCGTCCTGATTCCCGTATCAGGATTCCTGTAGGAGCGAGCTTGCTCGCGAACCGCAGGTTGCCGTTATTTGGGCATGAAGCGAAGCGCTGTTCGCGGACAAGGTCCGCTCCTACGAAAGCAGCACCTCCCCCTCGCACGCGACTCAACCGTAGGAGCGGACTCCGTCCGCGATCCCGATACGATGCCAATCGTGGACAGCGTCCACTCCCAGGCTGGATCATTTCTCCCGCACCGCCCCACCCGCTATGCTTTGCCCTGCCACACCTCTCTCAACCCGGACGAGTATCCCCATGCATGTGTTGTCCAGCGTGTACCTGAAGATGCTGGTGCTCTACAGCCCCTTCTTCGTGCTGTCCTGCTTCATCAGCCTGAGCCGTGGTTTCGGTCCGCGCGACCGCAAGCACATGGCCTGGCGCGTGGCCCTGGCGGCGTTGATCGCCAGCGTGCTGCTGTACCTGTTCGGGCGCTACATCTTCACCCTGTTCGGCATCACCGCTGACGCCTTCCGCATCGGCGCAGGCTCAGTGCTGTTCATCTCCGCGCTGAGCATGGCCCAGGGGCGCTCGGCGGTGCAGAGCGACAACGTGCAGCAGGACGTCACCATCGTCCCGCTGACCATTCCGATCACCGTTGGCCCTGGCACCATCGGCGCCCTCCTGGTCATGGGGGTGAACCAGGAATGGGAAAACAAGCTGCTGGCCATCGCGGCGATCTTCCTCGCCTGCCTGACACTGGGCATCACGTTGTACCTTTCCGACAAGATCGAAAAGATCCTCGGCGAGCAGGGCCTGCAGATCGTCAGCCGACTGATGGGCCTGTTCGTCTGCGCACTGGCGGCACAGATCATCATGACCGGCGTGCGCGGCTACTTCGTTCCGCAGTAATGCGCACCATTGGGGAGCGCCGTGCGCCAAAGCGCGTTCGGCGCACCAAAGCCGCGCACTGAAAAACCTCACCCTTACGACAGAAAATCGCGTCCAGCCCATCTGCGCCGAGGCTTTTGCCTGTTTGGCACGGATGCTGCGATGGCAGCTGCGATCCCGCCCGGGGATCGCCCCATTTCCGGGGAAGCTGCCGCAACGGCAACTCCCCGCCCCTGGATAGCCAAGGAGGCTGCCGCGATGAAACGTCGTCCGCTGTTGAAAAGTACGCTGGCCATGAGCGCCCTGCTGCTCACCGGTCTGTTCCCGTTCAGCTCCCAGGCCGCCGAGACCATCAAGGTCGGCATCCTGCATTCGCTGTCCGGCACCATGGCGATCTCCGAGACCTCGCTCAAGGACATGGCGCTGATGACCATCGACGAGATCAACGCCAAGGGCGGGGTGAACGGCAAGAAGCTCGAAGCGGTGGTGGTCGACCCGGCCTCGAACTGGCCGCTGTTCGCCGAGAAGGCGCGCCAGCTGCTGACCCAGGACAAGGTCGCGGTGGTCTTCGGCTGCTGGACCAGCGTGTCGCGCAAGTCGGTGCTGCCGGTGTTCGAGGAACTCAACGGCCTGCTGTTCTACCCGGTGCAGTACGAGGGTGAGGAAATGTCGCCCAACGTCTTCTACACCGGCGCCGCGCCGAACCAGCAGGCCATCCCGGCGGTGGAATACCTGATGAGCGAGGACGGCGGCGCGGCCAAGCGCTTCTTCCTGCTGGGCACCGACTACGTCTACCCGCGCACCACCAACAAGATCCTGCGCGCCTTCCTGCACAGCAAGGGCGTGGCCGAAAAGGATATCCAGGAGGTCTACACCCCGTTCGGCCACAGCGACTACCAGACCATTGTCGCCGACATCAAGAAGTTCTCCGCCGGTGGCAAGACCGCGGTGATCTCCACCGTCAACGGCGACTCCAACGTGCCGTTCTACAAGGAGCTGGCCAACCAGGGCCTGGAAGCCACCGAAGTGCCGGTGGTGGCCTTCTCCGTGGGCGAGGAAGAATTGCGCGGCATCGACACCAAGCCGCTGGTGGGCAACCTCGCCGCGTGGAACTACTTCGAGTCGGTGAAGAACCCGGAGAACACCAAGTTCGTCGCTGACTGGAAGGCCTACGCCAAGGCCAAGAACCTGCCCAACTACAGCACCGCCGTGACCAACGACCCGATGGAGGCCACCTACGTCGGCATCCACATGTGGGCGCAGGCCGTGCAGAAGGCCGGCAGCACCGACGTGGACAAGGTCCGCGAGGCCATGGGCGGCCAGACCTTCAAGGCGCCGTCGGGCTTCACCCTGACCATGGACAAGACCAACCACCACCTGCACAAGCCGGTGATGATCGGCGAGATCGAGGACGACGGTCAGTTCAACGTGGTCTGGAAGACCCCCGAGCCGATCCGCGCCCAGCCGTGGAGCCCGTTCATTCCGGGCAATGACAAGAAGCCGGATTACGCGGTGCGCAGCAACTGATCCTCCGGGGAGCCAGAGCCCCTCTCCCTAACCCTCTCCCTGAAGGGAGAGGGAACCGTATGGCGCAAGATCACGCCAAGGCATCAGCCGGCTCGGACGGTTTTCTCCCTGACGGGAGAAAAACAGTCAGACGCAGGATGAAGCCAGAAGTATCTGGCGGCACGGACAACCCCCTCTCTCTTCAGGGAGAGGGCTGGGGAGAGGGGGCATCCGCCCACTCCCGCCTCTCAGGGAACACACCATGCCCACTGCCCTGCTCCACCTGCTTCGCCTCTGCGCCCTCGCACTGACCGCGCTGCTACCGCAGCTCGCCCTCGCCGGCCCCGCGCAGGACTTCGCCAGCGCCGACAACGATGCCCGCGCCAAACTGCTCGAACAATGGGCCGCCGCGCCTGATGCCGACCGCTTGCCGTTGCTGGAAGCCATCCAGTCCGGCCGCCTCGCCGTCGATGTGCAGGGCCGCGCGTTCCTCCTCGGTGACGACGACCAGTACCACCCCGCCGAGGGCGGTGCCGCACCGGTCGGCGAGCCCGACAAGTTGCGCCTGAACAATCGCCTGCGCGGCCTGGTGAACACCGCCATGGCCAGCCACCAGTTGGTCGCCGACAGCGCCGCAGTGCGCCTGGAGGCCGCGCGGCAATTGCAGAAAAGTGCCCGCCCGGCGCAGCGCATGCTGCTCGAATACCGCCTCGGCGAAGAATCCGACGACAGCGTCAAAGCCGCCCTGCAACTGGCCCTGGCCAACCTGCAGCTGGGCGATCCGACGCCGGCGGTACGCTTGTCCGCCGTGCGCCTGCTGGGCGAATCCGGCGACCCGCAGGCGCGAACCCGCCTGGAAAACCTGCTCGACCCGGCCGTGGAGCCCGACGAATCGGTGCGCACCGCCGCCGCCACCAGTCTCGGCCAGGTCAAGCGCCGGCTATTGATGGGCGACCTGTTCGGCCAGGCGTTCAGCGGCCTGTCGCTGGGCTCGATCCTGCTGCTCGCCGCGCTGGGCCTGGCCATCACCTACGGCCTGCTCGGGGTGATCAACATGGCCCACGGCGAAATGCTGATGCTCGGCGCCTATTCCACCTATGTGGTGCAGTTGCTCTGCCAGCGTTTCGCTCCCGGCCTGCTGGAGCTGTATCCGCTGCTGGCGCTGCCGGTGGCCTTCCTGGTCACCGCGTGCATCGGCATGGCGTTGGAACGCACGGTGATCCGCCACCTCTACGGCCGCCCGCTGGAAACCCTGCTCGCCACCTGGGGCATCAGCCTGGTGCTGATCCAGCTGGTGCGCGTGCTGTTCGGCGCGCAGAACGTCGAGGTGGCCAACCCGGCGTGGCTGTCCGGCGGCATCCAGGTGCTGCCCAACCTCGTGCTGCCGTGGAACCGCATCGTCATCATCGGCTTCGCGCTGTTTGTGCTGGCGCTCACCTGGCTGCTGCTCAACCGCACGCGGCTGGGCCTGAACGTCCGCGCGGTAACCCAGAACCGCAACATGGCCGCCTGCTGCGGCGTGCCCACCGGCCGCGTGGACATGCTCGCCTTCGGCCTGGGCTCGGGCATCGCCGGCCTGGGCGGCGTGGCGCTGTCGCAGGTCGGCAACGTCGGCCCGGACCTGGGCCAGAGCTACATCATCGACTCGTTCCTGGTGGTGGTGCTCGGCGGTGTCGGCCAGCTCGCGGGCAGCGTGCTGGCCGCCTTCGGCCTGGGCGTGGCGAACAAGATCCTCGAACCGCAAATCGGCGCGGTGCTGGGCAAGATCCTGATCCTCGCGCTGATCATCCTGTTCATCCAGAAACGACCGCAGGGGCTCTTCGCTCTGAAAGGGAGGGTCATCGATTGATGAAAACGCCCCGCTTCAATCCGACCGCTTTTCGTAGGAGCGAGCTCGCTCGCGAACCCGCCCAGCGTCAAGGTCGCCGGATAATCCGTTCGCGAGCAATGACGATGGCGTCCCCCTCGCTCCTACAGGTAACGTGCCGATGAACCAGCCGCTCACCGTCACGGCCGCGCAGAAGGCCGGCCCGAAACTCACCGCGGGCATCGTCGGCGCCGCGCTCATCGCGCTGCTGATCCTGCCACTGCTGCACCTGTTGCCGGAAAGCAACGCACTGCACCTGTCGGCCTACGGGCTGACGCTCACCGGCAAGATCCTCTGCTACGCCATCGTCGCACTGGCGCTGGACCTGGTCTGGGGCTACGCCGGCCTGCTGTCCCTGGGCCACGGGTTGTTCTTCGCCCTGGGCGGCTACGCCATGGGCATGTACCTGATGCGCGAGGCCGCCGGCGACCAGTTGCCAGCCTTCATGACCTTCCTCTCCTGGACGGAGCTGCCCTGGTACTGGGCCGGCACCCAGCACTTCCTCTGGGCGCTGTGCCTGGTGGTCCTGGCGCCCGGCCTGCTGGCCCTGGTGTTCGGCTTCTTCGCCTTCCGCTCGCGGATCAAGGGCGTGTACTTCTCGATCATGACCCAGGCGCTGACCTTCGCCGGCATGCTGCTGTTCTTCCGCAACGAGACGGGCTTTGGCGGCAACAACGGCTTCACCAACTTCCGCAGCATCCTGGGCTTTTCCATCACCGCACCGGGCACGCGGGTGGCACTGTTCATCGCCATCGTCGTGCTGCTGGCGGCGAGCCTGGCCATTGGCTTCGCCCTGGCGCGCAGCAAGTTCGGCCGGGTACTCACCGCCCTGCGCGACGCGGAGAACCGACTGATGTTCTGCGGCTACGACCCGCGCGGCTACAAGCTGTTCGTCTGGACATTGTCCGCGGTGATCTGCGGCCTGGCCGGCGCACTGTTCGTGCCGCTGGTGGGCATCATCAACCCCAGCGAGATGTCGCCGACCAACTCCATCGAAGCCGCCGTGTGGGTCGCCCTCGGCGGGCGCGGCACGCTGATCGGCCCGCTGCTCGGCGCTGGCGTGGTAAACGGCGCGAAGAGTTGGTTCACCGTAGCCTTCCCCGAGTACTGGCTGTTCTTCCTCGGCGCGCTGTTCATCGTGGTCACCCTGTACCTGCCGCGCGGCATCATCGGCCTGAGGAAATCATCATGATCGCTACTGCGCATCCCGACTGCGGCGTTGCGCCGTGCTCACTCCTCACCGTACCCCATCGTACTGTCTCGTCGCTGTGCGCGGCGCGCCTTGCAGTCGGGATTGCTCGCGACGCGCTCCTGACGATTTCCGCGGAGAAAGAGCAATGAGAGCGGTCCCCCACCTGATGCTGGAGCCGGCCTACGATCCCAACCGCGACCCTGGCGCCAGCCGCGATGCCATCGGCATAGGCTCGAGCGCCAGCGGCCAGCTGGACGTGCGCCACGGCACCATCCTGACCCTGGAAGACATCAACGTCAGCTTCGATGGCTTCCGCGCCCTGCGCGACCTCACGCTGTACATCGGTGTCGGCGAGCTGCGCTGCATCATCGGCCCCAACGGCGCGGGCAAGACCACGCTGATGGACGTGATCACCGGCAAGACCCGCCCCGACAACGGCAAGGCGTACTTCGGCGAAACCCTCGACCTCACCCGCATGAGCGAGGTGGAAATCGCCCAGGCCGGCATCGGCCGCAAGTTCCAGAAGCCCACGGTGTTCGAGGCGCTCTCGGTGTTCGAGAACCTGGAGCTCGCGCAGAAGGCCGACAAGTCGGTGTGGGCGAGCCTCAAGGCGAAACTCACCGGCGAGCAGAAGGACCGTATCGAGGAGGTGCTCACCACCATCCGCCTGCGTGAGTCGCGCAATCGCCCCGCCGGATTGCTTTCCCACGGGCAGAAGCAGTTCCTGGAGATCGGCATGCTGCTGGTGCAGGAGCCGCAACTCCTGCTGCTGGACGAGCCGGTGGCGGGCATGACCGACGCCGAAACCGAGTTCACCGCCGAGCTGTTCAAGTCCCTCGCCGGCCAGCATTCGCTGATGGTGGTGGAGCACGACATGGGCTTCGTCGGCAGCATCGCCGACCACGTCAGCGTGCTGCACCAGGGGCATGTGCTGGCCGAAGGTTCGCTGGAAGACGTGCAGGCGAACGAGCAGGTCATTGAGGTCTATCTAGGGCGGTAGAACGTCGGCGGATGAAGCACTGCGCTTCATTCGCCCTACGCCGTAGCCAACCGTAGGGCGCATAACGCGCAGCGTTATCCGCCGCAGCCCAATGCAAAGGAAACACCCATGCTGCAAGTCGACCAGCTCCACCAGTATTACGGCGGCAGCCACATCCTCCGTGGCCTGTCGTTCGACGCGAAGATCGGTGAGGTCACCTGCCTGCTCGGCCGCAACGGCGTGGGCAAGACCACCCTGCTGCGCTGCCTGATGGGCCTGGTGCCGGCCAAGGAAGGCAAGGTCAGCTGGGAAGGCAAGCCGATCACCGGTTTCAAGCCGCACCAGCGCGTGCACGCCGGCATCGCCTATGTGCCGCAAGGCCGGGAAATCTTTCCGCGCCTGACGGTGGAGGAAAACCTGTTGATGGGCCTGTCACGGTTCAGCGCCAACGAAGCCAAGGCGGTACCTGAACACATCTACGAACTGTTCCCGGTGCTCAAGGAGATGAAACAGCGGCGCGGCGGCGACCTCTCCGGCGGCCAGCAGCAACAGTTGGCCATCGGCCGCGCACTGGCCAGCCAACCGCGTTTGCTGATCCTCGACGAGCCCACCGAAGGCATCCAGCCGTCGGTGATCAAGGAGATCGGCGCGGTGATCCGCAAGCTCGCCCAACGCGGCGACATGGCCATCCTGCTGGTGGAGCAGTTCTACGATTTCGCCGCCGAACTGGCCGACCAGTACCTGGTGATGTCCCGTGGCGAGATCGTCCAGCAGGGCCGAGGGGCAGATATGGAAGCCGAGGGCGTACGCGGGCTGGTGGCTATCTAGCCCGACGGGGTTCGCGAGCAAGCTCGCTCCTACAAAGAGTATGCAGACCCGGTCTGTAGGAGCGAGCTTGCTCGCGAACCACGCCCCACACCGAGACGACCTGTCACTGGTGAACGACCGTGGCGGGTGGCAAGCTGCCAGGCCCCGTATTGGCTTTTTCCGGAGTTCGTCATGCCCCTCGTCCTGCGTCCAGCCGTCAACGACGACGCCGGTTTCGCCGCAGTCTGCGTGGCAGCCGCCTACGCCCAGTGGATTCCCAGGCTCGGCCGCAAGCCGGGACCGATGCTGGACGACTACCACGCCATCATCGCCGAGGACCGCGTACTGATCGCCGAGCAGGACGGCGCGCCGGTCGGCCTGCTGGTGATGCGCGAGACCGAGGAAGGCTTCCTGCTCGACAACATCGCCGTACTGCCGGAGTGCGCCGGCCAGGGCATCGGCCGCGTGCTGCTGATCCACGCCGAGGAAACCGCCGCCCAGCTGGGCTTCAGCTCGCTGTACCTGTACACCAACGAGCGCATGGTGGAGAACATCGAGCTGTACGCGAAGAACGGCTACCAGGAATACGCGCGCAAGGTCGAGAACGGCTTCCGTCGCGTCTACATGCGCAAGCAGCTGGGCTGAGGCGCGGCTCTTGTAGGAGCGGGCGCACCGTCATGGTGCATATTGATCGAGGACGCACCGCAAGCGCGCCCATACCTGACCGATCGGACAATCCCCCGCACTGCCCCACCCCGCGTCACGCCTACCTAACGGCACCAACGGCAGGCGCCGCGCACTATCCTGGCGCGTCCCGGCACGCTGCTTGCTCTGTCCTGAGCATCCTTCGTTTCGAAGCTGCCCATGAACGCACCGGCCACCCTCTTCCACCCCGCCTGGCACGCCGAGCTCGAGTTGGCGTATGCCCGCGTCGGCGACGGCACGCGCCCGGTCACGCGGCGGCATCTGGGCCCGCTGCGGGTGCAGAAGCACCTGTACGCGGAAGGGCCGCAGGTCTGCCAGCACATCATCGTGCACCCGCCCGGCGGCATCGCCGGCGGCGACACGCTGGACCTCGACATCCATGCCGGCGCCGGCAGTTGGGCGCAGCTCACCAGCCCCGGCGCGGCCAAGTGGTACCGCGCCTCGTGCCCGGCGAAGCAGCGCCTGAACCTGCGGGTCGCGCCCGGCGCCACGCTGGAATGGCTGCCGCAGGAAACCATCGTCTACTCCGGCGCCCAGACTGAGCTGACTACAGGCATCGATCTGCAAGGCGACGCCCGGCTGTTCTACTGGGACGTGGTCGCCCTCGGCCGCCCGGCCAGCGGCGAGCGCTTCGACGACGGCCACTTCGCCGCCGCCCTGGACATCCGCCGCGACGGTCAGCGCCTGTGGCACGAGCGCCAGCGCGTGGAGGGCAACGACCGCCTGCTCGACTCGCCCATCGGTCTCGCCGGACATCCGGTGATGGCGACGCTGATCGCCAGCGGGCAGATCGATGCGGCGCTGCTCGAAGCCTGCCGCACCCTGCTCTGCCAGGGCCACGGCAACCTCACCCAACTGCCCGGCCTGGTGGTCGCCCGTTGCCTCGCCGTCGAGGCGCTGCACGCCCGCGCCTGGCTCATCGAACTCTGGCGCCGGCTGCGGCCGGCGCTGCTCGGCCGCGAGGCCGTTCCCCCGAGAATCTGGAGCACCTGAGATGGACCTGACTCCTCGCGAGAAAGACAAGTTGCTGATCTTCACCGCCGGCCTGGTCGCCGAACGTCGCCTCGCCCGTGGTGTGAAACTCAACTACCCGGAGGCCGTGGCGCTGATCTCCGCCGCGCTGCTCGAAGGCGCGCGGGATGGCCAGACGGTCGCCGACCTGATGCACTACGGCACCACGCTGCTGAGCCGCGAACAGGTGATGGAAGGCGTGCCGGAAATGATCCCGGAGATCCAGGTGGAAGCCACTTTCCCGGACGGCACCAAGTTGGTCACCGTGCATCAGCCCATCGCCTGATCGCGCGCCATCCAACCGGGGTGCAGCGACAATGGCGGATGAAGCGTTCCGCTTCATTCGCCCTACGTATAGAGGAACCACCATGCTCATCCGCGACGCCAGCCAAGCCGACCTCGGCAGTCTGCGCGACATCTACAACGACGCCGTGCTCAACACCACCGCCATCTGGAACGAGGTCGCCATTGACCTGGAGAACCGCCGCGCCTGGCTGGAACTGCGCGCGCAGCAAGGCTTCCCGGTGCTGGTGGCAGAGGATGGCGGCGAGGTGGTGGGCTACGCCAGCTACGGCCCGTGGCGCGCCTTCGACGGTTTCCGCGAGACGGTCGAACACTCGGTCTACGTACGCGCCGACCAGCGCGGCAAGGGCCTCGGCCCGATCCTGATGCACGCACTGATCGAGCGCGCCCGCGCCCAGAGCCTGCACGTGATGGTCGCGGCCATCGAGAGCGGCAACACCGCATCGATCCGCCTGCACGAGCGCCTGGGCTTCATCACCACCGGGCAGATGCCCCAGGTCGGCCAGAAGTTCGGCCGCTGGCTGGACCTCACCTTCATGCAATTGAACCTCGACTCACGGAGCGCCCCATGATCCCTGGCGAATACGACATCCAGAGCGGCGAGATCGAGCTCAACGCCGGCCGCCGAACACTCGCCCTGACGGTCGCCAACAGCGGCGACCGGCCGATCCAGGTCGGCTCGCACTACCACTTCTTCGAGACCAACGACGCGCTGCTGTTCGACCGCGACGCAGCTCGCGGCATGCGGCTGAATATCCCCGCTGGCACGGCCGTGCGCTTCGAGCCAGGGCAGAGCCGCGAGGTGGAGCTGGTGGAGCTGGCGGGCGAGAGAAAGGTTTACGGATTTGCCGGGCGGGTGATGGGCGCGCTCTGAGCTAAATGCCACATAGAGCCCCTCTCCCCCGCCCTCTCCCTGAAGAGAGAGGGAGAAAGCAGCGCGAGCAGTGAGTCAGCACAGTGCACCGATCAGCCCCCTCTCCCTTCAGGGAGAGGGTTGGGGAGAGGGCAAACCAGCGCAGGGACCGACCAAGGAGCCCCGATGAAGATCAGCAGACAAGCCTACGCCGACATGTTCGGCCCCACCGTCGGCGACCGCGTGCGCCTGGCCGATACCAACCTGTGGATCGAAGTGGAAAAGGACTTCACCGTCTATGGCGAGGAGGTGAAGTTCGGCGGCGGCAAGGTCATCCGTGATGGCATGGGCCAGGGCCAGCTGTGCGCTGCCGAGGTGGTCGACACGGTGATCACCAACGCGCTGATCATCGACCACTGGGGCATCGTCAAGGCCGACGTCGGTTTGAAGCACGGCCGCATCGCCGCCATCGGCAAGGCCGGCAACCCCGACATCCAGCCCGGCGTGACCATCGCCCTGG of the Pseudomonas sp. PSE14 genome contains:
- the urtA gene encoding urea ABC transporter substrate-binding protein — its product is MKRRPLLKSTLAMSALLLTGLFPFSSQAAETIKVGILHSLSGTMAISETSLKDMALMTIDEINAKGGVNGKKLEAVVVDPASNWPLFAEKARQLLTQDKVAVVFGCWTSVSRKSVLPVFEELNGLLFYPVQYEGEEMSPNVFYTGAAPNQQAIPAVEYLMSEDGGAAKRFFLLGTDYVYPRTTNKILRAFLHSKGVAEKDIQEVYTPFGHSDYQTIVADIKKFSAGGKTAVISTVNGDSNVPFYKELANQGLEATEVPVVAFSVGEEELRGIDTKPLVGNLAAWNYFESVKNPENTKFVADWKAYAKAKNLPNYSTAVTNDPMEATYVGIHMWAQAVQKAGSTDVDKVREAMGGQTFKAPSGFTLTMDKTNHHLHKPVMIGEIEDDGQFNVVWKTPEPIRAQPWSPFIPGNDKKPDYAVRSN
- a CDS encoding MarC family protein, translating into MHVLSSVYLKMLVLYSPFFVLSCFISLSRGFGPRDRKHMAWRVALAALIASVLLYLFGRYIFTLFGITADAFRIGAGSVLFISALSMAQGRSAVQSDNVQQDVTIVPLTIPITVGPGTIGALLVMGVNQEWENKLLAIAAIFLACLTLGITLYLSDKIEKILGEQGLQIVSRLMGLFVCALAAQIIMTGVRGYFVPQ
- the urtB gene encoding urea ABC transporter permease subunit UrtB — encoded protein: MPTALLHLLRLCALALTALLPQLALAGPAQDFASADNDARAKLLEQWAAAPDADRLPLLEAIQSGRLAVDVQGRAFLLGDDDQYHPAEGGAAPVGEPDKLRLNNRLRGLVNTAMASHQLVADSAAVRLEAARQLQKSARPAQRMLLEYRLGEESDDSVKAALQLALANLQLGDPTPAVRLSAVRLLGESGDPQARTRLENLLDPAVEPDESVRTAAATSLGQVKRRLLMGDLFGQAFSGLSLGSILLLAALGLAITYGLLGVINMAHGEMLMLGAYSTYVVQLLCQRFAPGLLELYPLLALPVAFLVTACIGMALERTVIRHLYGRPLETLLATWGISLVLIQLVRVLFGAQNVEVANPAWLSGGIQVLPNLVLPWNRIVIIGFALFVLALTWLLLNRTRLGLNVRAVTQNRNMAACCGVPTGRVDMLAFGLGSGIAGLGGVALSQVGNVGPDLGQSYIIDSFLVVVLGGVGQLAGSVLAAFGLGVANKILEPQIGAVLGKILILALIILFIQKRPQGLFALKGRVID
- the urtC gene encoding urea ABC transporter permease subunit UrtC is translated as MNQPLTVTAAQKAGPKLTAGIVGAALIALLILPLLHLLPESNALHLSAYGLTLTGKILCYAIVALALDLVWGYAGLLSLGHGLFFALGGYAMGMYLMREAAGDQLPAFMTFLSWTELPWYWAGTQHFLWALCLVVLAPGLLALVFGFFAFRSRIKGVYFSIMTQALTFAGMLLFFRNETGFGGNNGFTNFRSILGFSITAPGTRVALFIAIVVLLAASLAIGFALARSKFGRVLTALRDAENRLMFCGYDPRGYKLFVWTLSAVICGLAGALFVPLVGIINPSEMSPTNSIEAAVWVALGGRGTLIGPLLGAGVVNGAKSWFTVAFPEYWLFFLGALFIVVTLYLPRGIIGLRKSS
- a CDS encoding hybrid sensor histidine kinase/response regulator; the protein is MRRLWTATGLLVSLLLAALVCVPTFAASQDPGWSQLHDNDARLQVQDILSPRYSTLFSPLDINDLHAPAGPGATWLHYRLPVSESPRQLRLFAPSLDSFELFIVHGQHVLEQKSAGNLSPLQRPLLSSDMVLPLRDAAEPLDLYLRLASSQPLRPNISIEDANQPNNEQRPLHFGILIGCLAMLLVYNLVRFAYTRVPSGLWLAGVHASLLLACLTLFGLLSPWYGTHQSWQPLTAQLSLVLTLFCALGYTASFFRGLTPRLPLKRLLLGGTAGLLVLSTALHLLLAFPISDLVYGLITLVSLGMLSVALYYWTHSYQPARLFAAGMGLFVLVWCLSLPSLLGYLPTRAEWLGSGLLGLSALVGFLLSLALAERQRKLQEEQFAASRQRAASVAELKAKGDFLAKISHEIRTPMNGVLGMTELLLGTPLSAKQRDYVQTIHSAGNELLALINEILDISKLESGQIELDEVQFDLGALIEDCLAIFRAKAEQQRVELISFTQPKVPRIVSGDPTRLRQAVLSLLDNAFKQTDEGEILLVVALDGPPDRPRLRIAVQDSGRPLDDEDRQALLTAELHSRDFLSATRLSSRLGLIIARQLVRLMSGDFGIESGIESGDGAEGAGNLLWLSLPLDPQQLQQPNADLDSPLQGARLLVVDDNQTCRKVVVQQCSAWGMSVSAVSSGKEALAQLRTKAHLREYFDVVLLDQDMPGMTGMQLATKIQEDPNLNHDILLIMLTGISNAPSKIIARNAGIKRILAKPVAGYTLKATLAEELGRRGPSGVSNYLQTTSEPEPATPPSDFRILVAEDNSISTKVIRGMLSKLNLQPDTASNGEEALAAMKATQYDLVLMDCEMPVLDGFSATERLRAWEANEQRPHTPVVALTAHILSEHKERARLVGMDGHMAKPVELSQLRELVAYWVGERDRRLRQQSDALPS